The region gtgcgtgttagagcgtgtgtgtgtgtgcttttttaatgCTAATGCTGACAATATACGTCACAAGGCGTTGtggcaaaaaatgtaaagttcATAAATTGGGCTGCTGGGTGCATGTTTGGCTTAAGGTACCATGTCGTGATGCATGAATGAACCCCACAGTCTCGCATGGCATCCGGACCGTGCCCGTGCCCGTGCCCGCTGTGGCCGGGGCATGCATGTCACTGCTCTGTAGCGACCGCCGCTTGAGCGTCGCTTGAAAGGTCctcctccgactccactctgtgagcttggctgtgtgtgactgcggtGTGTAAAGAAGCAGGCTGGCTACACTGTGTGTTTTTCGGAGGAGAACAGCTGATGTCTATCTACACTCTTCCTGTTTGATCAGTAGGAGCCACTGAACATGCCTGTGGTTGCACACAGTGTACTGAACATGTACAGCCCCAAGTTGGGcaacagtgtttaaaaaaaaaaaagtgatttagttactgttttttttaaattaccacaAGGCTGGTCTGTGCTCTGACCTGTATTTCTCGGGTGTCTGTGTTGATTGTCTGTGTTGATTGATTGTAGGACTGGTGTGTCTGACCTGTATTTCTTGGTTGTCTGTGTTGCAGGTCTGGTATGTACTCTGACCTGTCTGTGTTGATTGTCTGTGTTGATTGCAGGGCTGGCCGAGTCTGTCATCGCTGCCGCATGCTCCCGCGTGGGCCAGAGAGTGCTGCATATTGACAAGTGCGTCCTCTGCCACCGTGACATCACCATCAGTTAGCTGTCCCAGTGGGCGGAGTTTCTGTTCAGTCCCTCTGTGGGAGGAGCTCCCTCAGTGGGATAACTGAAtaaaatgctataaaatgtgtttcatttgtattaCTTGTCCcctttatggtgtgtgtgtggggtgggggtggtgtagcAGTGTATTTCTGCATTGGGTGGTGTAGCATGTGTTTCTGCATTGGGgtggtgtagcagtgtgttCTGCATTGGGGTGGTGTAGCGTGTGTTTCTGCATTGGgtggtgtagcagtgtgtttctgcattggggtggtgtagcagtgtgttTCGGCATTGGGgtggtgtagcagtgtgtttctgcattgggggtggtgtagcagtgtgtttctgcattgGGGGTGGTGTAGCGGTGTGTTTCTGCATTGGGGgtggtgtagcagtgtgtttctgcattgggggtggtgtagcagtgtgtttctgcattgggggtggtgtagcagtgtgttTCGGCattggggtggaggtggagcctTGTGTTCCTGCACTGGTATAAGTGATGAAGCCGTGTGCTCTGGTTCCACAGGAGAAACTACTACGCTGGAAACTGGGCCAGTTTCACGTTTAACGGCCTGCTGGCCTGGATCGAGGAGTCCAAGGTGAGTCTCTTTTTAATGGGAGCCCATCAGTGTTTGACCTCTCCTCTTTATGTCTCTTTCTGTGCTTGTTCCAGCCATTTATTTACAATTGCACTTAATCAGGCTGAATCAGAGTCGTAACCTTTAGATTAAATGTCATAATTTGTCCCTGTTCATTATACTTTCTTTATTAGTGACACTGTGAAAACTGAGATAAccctctgtggctctgtggagCTCTGATTCAGAgagaaatgtgtatttactgGGTGcagtgtgcttgtctgtatggggtgtgcgcgtttgtaatgtttgtgttttgtgagtaatgtgcatgtatttgtgtgtgttatgcagtgtgtgtgtgcgcgtgcatgcgtatgcgtgtacgtatgcgtgcgtgcatgtgtgtttatgtgtgtgtgtatgcgtgtgtgtctgtgtatgtgtgtgtgtgtgtatgcgtgtgtttgtgtgtgtgtgtatgcatgtgtgtgtgtctgtgtgtgtgtgtatgcgtgtatgcgtatgtgtctgtgtgtgtgtttgtgtttgtgtgtatgcgtgtgtgtctgtgtgtgtgtctgtgtgtgtatgcgtgtgtgtctgtgtctgtgtgtgtgtgtatgtgtgtgtgtatgcgtgtgtgtatgtgtatgtgtatgcgtgtgtctgtgtctgtgtgtgtgtctgtgtgtgtatgcgtgtgtgtctgtgtctgtgtgtgtgtgtatgtgtgtgtgtactgtgtttaATGTGCTTGTTTGTACAGCAGGAACAGCAGAGAGATGTAGACTCAGACGATAGCTGGAGGGAGAaactggaggagggggaggagcctctgcTGCTGGGTACTGTGGACACATCCGTCTCCAATCTGCAGGTCTTCTGCTACGCTAGGTAACCCCCGgatcaggggtcaggggtcagggggcaGGTTATGGGGTCACATTGTGAAAAGGCAGTGTGTTTCTCCTTCAGCAGTGTGcgtaagtacacacacacagggatgcaGGGCTGGTTCTGGTCCGCCCCGTTTTCTCACGGTGAAAATGGACGCAAAGCGTTCGGGTGATGTCAGGGAAAGGAGCGCGTGTCTGAAGAGCGCCTTCAGCACGTCGGCTCTCTCGTGACCAATGGGAGGATCTCGCGCTGTTGGAATCCGCCCCATCCGGGAAAGACTTCCCCGCGACGCTCAGCAGCGTCAGCCCGTCTCCGCGGCCTCCAGCGCTCTGCGCTGCGCTGGCAGGGCTTGTGGAGGAGAAGAGACGGCGGCAgattcttctcttcttcttcttcttttcctcccGCCTCTGGAGCGCGCGGCGCGGTAAGGTTTCCGGGGCCTCTCTCTCGGCGTGGCCGCGCCCGCCCGGCCCGGCGCTTAGCCTGCGCTCTAATGAGTCCTTATTAAGTGTGTGGCGTGTGAACGGAGCGTGCGTTATCCTGAAGTGCCAGTCCAGGGGCGTCCCATTAATCTGCCGCTCGCGCGTTAATCGCGTTTGCTGAGCTGAACGCCGAGCGTCGGTGCCTCCGCCTGCAGGCCGAACGCGCCGgcgacccaccccccccacacggGGGCGTGTGGGCCAAACACAGCCCGTAACCTCCGTTCTGTGCGCCCGCCCACACGTGCTGGCGAGGACCCCGCTGACGGTAGCGCTGGCAAGCGTGATGGATGCCCTCGCTCGCGGTTCCAACGCAAAGAAGACCTCGATGAAGACTCTAGAAAATTTCTGGCTCGAAGCAGCCCCATTTTGCGAATGATAAATTATGTTTAGagttgtaattaaaaaaaaactgaaaagacccccccaactcccaaaaaaaagaagcaagcaCAGAGATGATATGGCTCTCCATCTGGAAACATGGGTGATGTTGACTTGGAAGTTTATGTGGTGTTTAGTTTTAGACCTGGGGACCCATATGGAAAGTCACAATGAAATGAGTTGTTTTGTTGTTCAGCTCTAGCTGAAAGTTGAAAGTTTCCCTCAGGGAGGCCCCAAGACTGCTGTTATTGTGACCTGAAATGGcgggctgggtggggtggggtgggatgggacAGGAGGAGCAATGTTGCTCATAATGTCTTGTTGGCAGTGAGGAAccagaagaagaggaagaggtagCCACTcctgtagccacgcccaccccagaGAGCCCAGCCACATCTACAGAGGAGCGCCTGGCGCAGGGCCATGCTGCAGCCACAGAGGAGACAGATGCAGAAagtgaggccccgcccacggTAGACACACAGAGCGAAGCCACGCCCACCGAGGGGAGAGAGGCGCGAagccaggccacgcccaccgagGAGACTGAAGCTCAAagccaggccacgcccaccgagGAGACCGAAGCTCAAAgccaggccacgcccatcaATGAAACAGAAGCTCAAAGCCAGGCCACGCCCCTGGAGTCTCAGACACATGTGGAGCCAGAACAGCAGGTTCAGAGGGAGGAGCCTGAGGGGGACCAGAGTACATCCAATGAGGGAGACTCTGCCCAGTCTGAAGAGCCCATCCCCCCCAGCCCTGTGgagacaaagaagaagaaaatcaCCTACTCAAAGATCCTGAAAGAGGGCCGCAGGTTCAACATCGATCTGGTGTCCAAGGTGAGTCGCTGTTGTTGCCTAGTGCATGGCGGACAGAACACTGCTGGGTGCAGCGGTTGCTTGAcctgagtgtgtttgcgtgtgattgtcactgtgctgtgtgtcccttCTCAGCTCCTGTATTCTCGTGGCTCATTGGTCAACCTCCTCATCAAGTCCAACGTCAGCAGATATGCCGAGTTCAAGAACGTCAGCCGCATTCTCACCTACCGGAACGGGAAGGTGGAGCAGGTGAAGAGACCACACCCCCGTTACACAGCTCCGCCCAACTCTGCGCCATACCTAACTCTATGCATTTCTTCTATGCAAATGCCATTCCACATACCCCTCTCCCACTCACAATCCACACAACCCACTCCCACTCTCACCCACTCCATGTATCCCTttcccactcacacacgctccacAGCCCCACTTTCCTCTCTATCCATCCTTATCCCTACGCCCTATTCCCTAATCTTCCCCAGCACATATCCCACTCCACTCTCCTACTCCTGCTCAGCCTGTCCCACTCCCAACCtcacccactccacacactcactcctgcTCAGCCTATCCCACTCCCaacctcaccctctcctctATCCCACTCCTGATCTGCCTATCCCACTCCCAACCTcacccactccacacacccaATCCTGCTCAGCCTATCCCACTCCCaacctcaccctctcctctctcccactcctgctCTACCTATCCCACTGCCAACCTCACCCTCTCTACTCTCCCACTCCTGCTCAGCCTATCCCACTCCCACCTACACACTCCCCACTCTGCCCACTCCTAACCCCAGCCCATGCCATCCAAcctcacccctcctctccactcctGCTCTAACCATCCCACTTCCCACCTCACCCTCTCCACTCCCTACTCTGTCAGCCTTCCCACTCCAACACACCACTCCACACCCATCTCCTTGCTCAGCCTATCCCACTCCCAACCTCACCctctcctgtctccctctcctgctctacCTATCCCACTTCCAACCTCACCCTCTCCACTCTCCCACTCCTGCTCAGCCTATCCCACTCCCAACCTCACCCTCTCCACTCTCCCACTCCTGCTCAGCCTATCCCACTCCCAACCTCACCCACTCCACTCTCCCATTCCTGCTCAGCCTATCCCACTCCCaacctcaccctctcctctctcccactcctgctCTGTCTATCCCACTCCCAACCTCACCCACTCCACTCTCCCACTCCTGCTCAGCCTGTCCCACACTTCACCCCCTctactctcacactctcacccactccACACTCCCAACCTCACCCACttcacactgctgccactgctcTCCTGCCACACAGTGCAGATCTATGGAACACATTGTTGATATTGTTTAGCATATGTACCACCGATTCAGGACACAGCAAGAGGCTCTCAACGCTTAATCTAGTGGATGGGGTGGGATTTACAGAAAGCACAGATGCACTGAGCTGTCATAAAcagattatttctttttattccaTATACAAATTAAGAGAGATCAAAAATGTTGATTTCCCATTGTGTGGGATTAGTCGAGAGACCCAAAGTCAGCATTGTTCCCTGTTCTGTCGTAATCCATCTGCACGGCTCGTTTTTATTGGAGTGCTGCAGGTAAAGCACCTTGGGCAAGGACACTGACACAGGTCTCCACCTAAACTCCACCCCTCCAGCTCCCCTTGCTTCACCCCTCCAGATCCCCTAAACTCCACCCCTCCAGCTCCCCTTGCTTCACCCCTCCAGATCCCTTAAACTccacccctccatccctcctaaACTCcacctctccatccctcctaAACGCCACCCCTCCAGCTCCCTTAAACTCCACCCCTCCTGATCCCCTAAACTCcacctctccatccctcctaAACGTCACCCCTCCATTCCTCATTCTTCCTCCTTTGTCCCCAGGTGCCATGTTCCAGGGCCGATGTGTTTGGCAGTAAGCAGCTGACAGTGGTGGAGAAGCGAATGTTGATGAAGTTTCTCACCTTCTGCTCAGACTATGAGCAGCACCCAGAGGAGTACCTGGGTAaccccccctctgccctccctcctAACTCTGACCATgtacttcctcttcctgtgacTGGCTTCCTGTTCGCTCACGCTTGATTGGTGTTTCGTGGCAGACTTCTCCGAGCGCTCCTTCTGGGAATTCCTGCAGACCAAGAAGCTGACGGAGAACCTCCAGCACTTTGTCCTGCACTCCATCGCCATGGTGACCCCAGGGGCCCGCACGGCGGAGGGGCTGAGGGCCACGCAGCACTTCCTGCGCTGCCTTGGTCGCTACGGCAACACtcccttcctcttccctctctacGGCATGGGAGAGATCCCCCAGTGCTTCTGCAGGTACAGGCTCTTCtgtctgccccctctctcttccttttctctcccttctttttCCTCTCCATCCTCactctgtttaatttttgtcttcattgcgtatttctgcttttcagaacaagagtgtgtgtattagcaggtgtttttatttttgtgtttgtgtgtttgcttgtgtgtgtatatatgagtgtgcgtgtgtttttgtgtgtgtcggcaggcttgtgtctgtgtaagtgtgtgtgcatgcgtatgagcgtgtatgcatgtgagtgtttgtgtgtgtgagtgtgtgcatgtgtttgtgtattgctgtgcttgtgtgagcgtgtaagtgtgtgcgtatgagcaggtgtgggtgtgtgcttgtgtgagtgtgtaagtgtgtgtgcgtatgagcatgtgtgagtgtgtaagtgtgtgcgtatgagcaggtgtgggtgtgtgcttgtgtgagtgtgtaagtgtgtgcgtatgagcgagtggtggtggtgttgtgagtgtgtaagtgtgtgtgcgtatgagcatgtgtgagtgtgtaagtgtgtgcgtatgagcaggtgtgggtgtgtgtgcgtatgagcatgtgtgagtgtgtaagtgtgtgcgtatgagcaggtgtgggtgtgtgcttgtgtgagtgtgtaagtgtgtgtgcgtatgagcatgtgtgagtgtgtaagtgtgtgcgtatgagcaggtgtgagtgtgtaagtgtgtgcgtatgagcatgtgtgagtgtgtaagtgtgtgtgcgtatgagcaggtgtgagtgtgtaagtgtgtgcgtatgaacatgtgtgggtgtgtttgtatgagtgcttgtgtgagtgtgtaagtgtgtgtgcgtatgagcatgcgtgagtgtgtaagtgtgtgtgcgtatgagcatgtgtgagtgtgtaagtgtgtgcatatgagcatgcgtgagtgtgtaagtgtgtgcgggtgtttgtgtgagtgtgtaagtgtgtgcgggtgtttgtgtgagtgtaagtgtgtgcgggtgtgtgtgcgggtgtgtaagtgtgtgtgcgtatgagcaTGCGTGCGGGTGtgcgggtgtttgtgtgagtgtgtgcgggtgttgtggtgtgtggggtgtttgtgtgagtgtgtagggtgtttgtgtgagtgtgtgagggtgttgtGGAGTTGTAAGGtgcgggtgtttgtgtgagtgtgtaagtgtgtgcgggtgtttgtgtgagtgtgtgcgtgtgtgcgggtgtttgtgtgagtgtgtaagtgtgtgcgggtgtttgtgtgagtgtgtaagtgtgtgcgggtgtttgtgtgagtgtgtgcgggtgtttgtgtaagtgtgtgcgggtgtttgtgtgagtgtgtaagtgtgtgcgggtgtttgtgtgagtgtgtgtgtgtgtgggtgttgtgtgtgtgagtgtgtgcgggtgtttgtgtgagtgtgtaagtgtgtgcgggtgtttgtgtgagtgtgtaagtgtgtgcg is a window of Anguilla rostrata isolate EN2019 chromosome 9, ASM1855537v3, whole genome shotgun sequence DNA encoding:
- the chm gene encoding rab proteins geranylgeranyltransferase component A 1 isoform X1; the protein is MAADNLPTEFDVVILGTGLAESVIAAACSRVGQRVLHIDKRNYYAGNWASFTFNGLLAWIEESKQEQQRDVDSDDSWREKLEEGEEPLLLGTVDTSVSNLQVFCYASEEPEEEEEVATPVATPTPESPATSTEERLAQGHAAATEETDAESEAPPTVDTQSEATPTEGREARSQATPTEETEAQSQATPTEETEAQSQATPINETEAQSQATPLESQTHVEPEQQVQREEPEGDQSTSNEGDSAQSEEPIPPSPVETKKKKITYSKILKEGRRFNIDLVSKLLYSRGSLVNLLIKSNVSRYAEFKNVSRILTYRNGKVEQVPCSRADVFGSKQLTVVEKRMLMKFLTFCSDYEQHPEEYLDFSERSFWEFLQTKKLTENLQHFVLHSIAMVTPGARTAEGLRATQHFLRCLGRYGNTPFLFPLYGMGEIPQCFCRMCAVFGGIYCLRHSVQCLVLDKESGRCKAVIDTCGQRISCSHFVVEEGYLREEQRKNVTYRQISRAVLITDRSLLPSESEQQISLVTVPPQETGGPAVQVIELCSSSMTCMPGTYMVHLTCPSSGTAQEDLAPLVSRLFAEPPSAEEEGEVDGEKPVLLWALYFNMRDSSGVDRSSYSLPSNVYPCTGPDPALGSDNAIALAEAVFQQLLPDEEFCPPAPNPEDIVYDGEGPQGEGAGFGEPVQPVRDGGQGEGEARGEGDGKEEQKSESEQDNEGSQMGVAAEDPPPAPPTEE
- the chm gene encoding rab proteins geranylgeranyltransferase component A 1 isoform X2: MAADNLPTEFDVVILGTGLAESVIAAACSRVGQRVLHIDKRNYYAGNWASFTFNGLLAWIEESKEQQRDVDSDDSWREKLEEGEEPLLLGTVDTSVSNLQVFCYASEEPEEEEEVATPVATPTPESPATSTEERLAQGHAAATEETDAESEAPPTVDTQSEATPTEGREARSQATPTEETEAQSQATPTEETEAQSQATPINETEAQSQATPLESQTHVEPEQQVQREEPEGDQSTSNEGDSAQSEEPIPPSPVETKKKKITYSKILKEGRRFNIDLVSKLLYSRGSLVNLLIKSNVSRYAEFKNVSRILTYRNGKVEQVPCSRADVFGSKQLTVVEKRMLMKFLTFCSDYEQHPEEYLDFSERSFWEFLQTKKLTENLQHFVLHSIAMVTPGARTAEGLRATQHFLRCLGRYGNTPFLFPLYGMGEIPQCFCRMCAVFGGIYCLRHSVQCLVLDKESGRCKAVIDTCGQRISCSHFVVEEGYLREEQRKNVTYRQISRAVLITDRSLLPSESEQQISLVTVPPQETGGPAVQVIELCSSSMTCMPGTYMVHLTCPSSGTAQEDLAPLVSRLFAEPPSAEEEGEVDGEKPVLLWALYFNMRDSSGVDRSSYSLPSNVYPCTGPDPALGSDNAIALAEAVFQQLLPDEEFCPPAPNPEDIVYDGEGPQGEGAGFGEPVQPVRDGGQGEGEARGEGDGKEEQKSESEQDNEGSQMGVAAEDPPPAPPTEE
- the chm gene encoding rab proteins geranylgeranyltransferase component A 1 isoform X3, producing MAADNLPTEFDVVILGTGLAESVIAAACSRVGQRVLHIDKRNYYAGNWASFTFNGLLAWIEESKQEQQRDVDSDDSWREKLEEGEEPLLLGTVDTSVSNLQVFCYASEEPEEEEEVATPVATPTPESPATSTEERLAQGHAAATEETDAESEAPPTVDTQSEATPTEGREARSQATPTEETEAQSQATPLESQTHVEPEQQVQREEPEGDQSTSNEGDSAQSEEPIPPSPVETKKKKITYSKILKEGRRFNIDLVSKLLYSRGSLVNLLIKSNVSRYAEFKNVSRILTYRNGKVEQVPCSRADVFGSKQLTVVEKRMLMKFLTFCSDYEQHPEEYLDFSERSFWEFLQTKKLTENLQHFVLHSIAMVTPGARTAEGLRATQHFLRCLGRYGNTPFLFPLYGMGEIPQCFCRMCAVFGGIYCLRHSVQCLVLDKESGRCKAVIDTCGQRISCSHFVVEEGYLREEQRKNVTYRQISRAVLITDRSLLPSESEQQISLVTVPPQETGGPAVQVIELCSSSMTCMPGTYMVHLTCPSSGTAQEDLAPLVSRLFAEPPSAEEEGEVDGEKPVLLWALYFNMRDSSGVDRSSYSLPSNVYPCTGPDPALGSDNAIALAEAVFQQLLPDEEFCPPAPNPEDIVYDGEGPQGEGAGFGEPVQPVRDGGQGEGEARGEGDGKEEQKSESEQDNEGSQMGVAAEDPPPAPPTEE